A single window of Macellibacteroides fermentans DNA harbors:
- a CDS encoding TonB-dependent receptor — MKITTFLLMVAICSITASTYAQSFKVTIQKQNSTIIDILKEIEGSSEFTFFFNNNLVDINKKVSVNVKNGSLEELLTQVLKNTGYSYEVIDRQVLIKQKNTIDKTEKNIVQQATKITGIIVSETGEAIIGANVMIKGTSNGTVTDMDGKFSLNAGKGSILEISFLGYVSQQILVKNENTIRIILKEDSKALDEVVVVGYGVQKKVNLSGAVATVATKTLENRPVVNVGQALQGSVANMNVSIGSGKADESPSFNIRGTTSLNGGTPLIIIDGIVSDKDQLNRMNPSDIENVSVLKDAASSAIYGSRAAFGVILVTTKSGKNEKLTINYNNNFVMRTITRMPEIVTDPYLIATTRNTMSAPWYNLYNEEQLAYAKKRSEDPDNTDPYFINPDGTYSYFGTTDWMNEAFKNTGFSTIHSMDISGKTDRLSYYLSGNYNFQDGMVKYGTDKYNRYNIHSKLNFELTKWWSVGNNTNFVTSDYDYSGYMSTAYREINRKSPMDVPLNPDGTWTATGASVLGRLRDGGRNKKYDTNLSTQFTTKVEFIKDILFVNGNFAYTSKNIKNNGYSIPVTYYNGPDLPARYYDEVSSAWGDNANVKHLLFDVYGTFQKTFNKKHSITTLIGFNQEEYRYDIMSASRKELISNSLPSINLGTGDMNVGQTISTWALRGSFARFNYTFNDKYIVEFNGRYDGTSRFPETKRFAFNPSGSLAWVVSKENFFEPLQNVVSFLKVRGSYGSLGNQDVSDYAYLATMGSGKTSQILDGKQPVYVSAPGLVSGNLTWEKVITQNIGLDINFLNNKLTVSADAYIRRTLDMLTAGSTLPGVLGTSVPKENAADLKTKGWEVTLGWKDQFNVAGKPLQYNVNFNLADSRAWITKFANKTGSLDDYYEGQQIGEIWGVTTQGFFTSEDDIKNHADQLLVTSYPGTRPLAPGDLKFEDRDNNGKIDWGKWTTDDHGDYHVIGNNRARFTFGFSTSAEWNGFDLSLFVQGVGKKDYMPGTGDLFFWGIYAQPWTNVTVGNYSDRWTEETPNAYFPRFKSYVAEQGSKEAGLPQTRYLQNAAYARLKNLTFGYTLPKQLTHKVGVDRLRIFFSGDNLGEISGLYKNYKVDPETLGNFTYPFQRSYSFGLNVTF, encoded by the coding sequence ATGAAAATTACAACCTTTTTATTGATGGTTGCTATCTGTAGTATAACTGCGTCTACATACGCACAAAGCTTTAAAGTAACTATACAGAAACAGAATAGTACTATCATAGATATTTTGAAAGAAATAGAGGGCTCAAGCGAATTTACCTTCTTTTTTAATAACAACCTTGTTGATATCAATAAGAAGGTTAGCGTAAATGTAAAGAATGGTTCTTTAGAAGAGTTGTTAACGCAAGTGCTTAAAAACACTGGTTATAGTTACGAAGTTATAGATCGACAGGTTTTGATAAAGCAAAAAAATACTATCGACAAGACAGAAAAAAACATAGTTCAACAAGCAACTAAGATTACCGGAATTATAGTCAGCGAAACAGGAGAGGCAATAATAGGTGCTAATGTAATGATAAAAGGGACCAGTAATGGAACTGTTACTGATATGGATGGAAAATTCAGCCTTAATGCTGGTAAGGGTTCCATCCTGGAAATATCATTTTTAGGATATGTATCGCAACAGATACTCGTAAAAAATGAAAATACCATTCGTATTATATTAAAGGAGGATTCAAAGGCTTTGGATGAGGTTGTTGTAGTGGGTTATGGGGTTCAGAAAAAAGTTAATCTTTCTGGTGCTGTAGCTACTGTTGCCACAAAAACTTTGGAAAACCGACCGGTTGTAAATGTTGGTCAGGCTTTGCAGGGTTCTGTAGCTAATATGAATGTAAGTATTGGAAGTGGAAAAGCCGACGAATCTCCTTCTTTTAATATTCGAGGTACAACATCGTTAAATGGAGGAACACCTTTAATTATAATAGACGGAATTGTTTCTGATAAAGATCAGCTAAATAGAATGAATCCTTCTGATATTGAAAATGTTTCAGTGCTTAAGGACGCAGCTTCATCTGCTATATATGGTTCACGTGCAGCCTTCGGTGTAATTTTGGTCACAACGAAATCTGGTAAAAACGAGAAGCTAACAATCAATTACAATAATAATTTTGTAATGAGAACAATTACACGGATGCCCGAAATCGTAACTGATCCATATCTTATTGCTACAACCCGCAATACCATGTCTGCTCCCTGGTACAATTTATACAATGAGGAGCAATTAGCCTACGCAAAAAAACGTTCGGAAGATCCAGATAATACAGACCCGTATTTTATTAATCCCGACGGTACATATAGCTACTTTGGTACAACCGATTGGATGAATGAGGCTTTTAAAAATACTGGATTCTCAACGATTCACAGTATGGATATTTCCGGGAAGACGGATCGATTGAGCTATTATTTATCAGGTAATTATAACTTTCAGGATGGAATGGTGAAATATGGTACTGATAAGTATAATCGTTATAATATACATTCAAAACTGAATTTTGAATTAACAAAATGGTGGAGTGTTGGTAATAATACAAATTTTGTTACTTCGGATTATGATTATTCAGGTTATATGTCGACTGCTTATCGTGAAATAAATCGAAAAAGCCCGATGGATGTACCTTTGAATCCAGATGGTACGTGGACTGCAACTGGAGCATCCGTTTTGGGTCGTTTGAGAGATGGTGGTAGAAATAAAAAATACGACACAAACTTGTCTACGCAGTTTACAACCAAAGTAGAATTTATCAAAGATATTCTTTTTGTAAATGGAAACTTTGCATACACGAGTAAAAATATTAAGAATAATGGTTATAGTATTCCGGTAACTTATTACAATGGTCCTGATTTACCCGCCCGCTATTATGATGAAGTAAGTAGCGCTTGGGGTGATAATGCAAATGTTAAACATCTTTTGTTTGATGTTTATGGAACATTTCAGAAAACATTTAATAAGAAACATTCAATAACAACATTAATTGGTTTTAATCAGGAAGAATACAGATATGATATAATGTCGGCAAGCCGAAAAGAATTAATATCGAATTCCCTACCATCCATTAATCTGGGTACAGGAGATATGAATGTTGGACAAACTATTTCTACATGGGCGCTTCGAGGTTCTTTTGCCCGTTTTAACTATACATTTAATGATAAATATATTGTTGAGTTTAATGGTCGATATGATGGAACTTCGCGCTTCCCGGAGACTAAACGATTTGCATTTAATCCTTCAGGTTCTTTGGCCTGGGTTGTTAGTAAAGAGAATTTTTTTGAACCTCTTCAAAATGTTGTAAGCTTCCTGAAGGTAAGAGGATCTTATGGAAGTCTGGGTAATCAGGATGTGAGTGATTATGCCTATTTAGCAACAATGGGATCAGGTAAAACATCTCAAATATTGGACGGTAAACAACCTGTTTATGTATCGGCTCCGGGCTTGGTGTCTGGTAATCTTACTTGGGAAAAGGTTATCACCCAAAACATTGGTTTAGATATAAATTTCTTGAACAATAAACTTACAGTAAGTGCTGATGCCTATATCCGACGTACGTTAGATATGCTCACTGCCGGTTCAACTTTACCTGGTGTGCTGGGAACAAGTGTACCGAAGGAAAACGCAGCCGACTTAAAAACTAAAGGCTGGGAAGTGACATTAGGATGGAAAGACCAGTTTAATGTTGCAGGTAAGCCTTTACAATATAATGTTAATTTTAATTTGGCCGACAGTCGGGCCTGGATTACAAAATTTGCAAATAAAACCGGCTCTCTCGATGATTATTATGAAGGTCAGCAGATTGGTGAAATTTGGGGTGTAACCACTCAAGGGTTCTTTACTTCGGAGGATGATATTAAAAACCATGCCGATCAGCTTTTAGTGACTTCATATCCCGGTACAAGACCTTTGGCTCCCGGAGATTTGAAATTTGAAGATAGAGATAATAATGGTAAGATTGATTGGGGTAAATGGACTACCGATGATCATGGTGATTATCACGTAATAGGTAATAACCGTGCTCGTTTTACTTTCGGATTTAGCACGTCCGCAGAATGGAATGGCTTTGATTTAAGTTTGTTTGTACAAGGGGTAGGTAAAAAAGATTACATGCCAGGAACGGGAGACCTGTTCTTTTGGGGGATATATGCTCAACCTTGGACAAATGTTACAGTTGGAAATTATTCAGATCGTTGGACAGAAGAAACCCCCAACGCTTATTTTCCCCGGTTTAAATCGTATGTTGCAGAACAAGGAAGTAAAGAAGCCGGACTTCCTCAAACCCGTTATTTGCAGAATGCCGCATATGCACGTTTGAAGAATCTTACTTTTGGTTATACTTTGCCCAAACAGCTCACTCACAAAGTTGGTGTAGATAGATTAAGAATATTCTTTTCTGGCGATAACTTGGGTGAAATTTCCGGATTGTATAAAAATTATAAAGTTGATCCCGAAACCTTGGGTAATTTTACTTATCCATTCCAACGCTCGTATTCATTTGGTTTAAATGTTACATTCTAA
- a CDS encoding FecR family protein, translating to MTVNKIYIKKILNNSMNETEKEKLHSGKLFSNVLEKQWEDAQDATAKDKTDMNRIWAKIQKELWESKQAKTYEYYKIYSIAASILLLIGIGCFAWILSRDQSSNTMFVATSGIQNMQSILLPDGSQVQLGPGSKLVYPSEFDGKTREVKLEGQAFFDVAKDKSKPFVVKTKDMDVTALGTAFEVFSYEMENSIETVLLNGKVKVDLLHGNHKREVILNPNDKLTLSRSDARISIEKVNATKYSDWRNLGILSFENEKLSMIIPRLEKWYGQKIFCQKDLANTYRFTFKVRNESLDRILYMLNNSSPIKYRKAGDNYELYLIN from the coding sequence ATGACAGTAAATAAAATATATATAAAGAAAATACTAAACAATTCAATGAATGAAACTGAAAAGGAAAAGTTGCATTCAGGAAAGTTATTTTCTAATGTATTGGAAAAGCAATGGGAAGACGCCCAAGATGCTACAGCAAAGGATAAAACAGATATGAATCGTATTTGGGCTAAAATACAAAAGGAATTATGGGAAAGTAAACAAGCGAAGACTTATGAGTATTATAAAATATACAGCATTGCGGCTTCAATTCTGCTGCTTATTGGCATTGGATGTTTTGCCTGGATACTCTCCCGCGATCAATCCAGTAATACAATGTTTGTTGCAACGTCTGGAATCCAGAATATGCAATCAATATTGCTTCCAGATGGTTCTCAGGTACAGTTGGGTCCTGGAAGCAAATTGGTTTATCCCTCGGAATTTGATGGAAAAACCAGAGAAGTTAAATTGGAAGGACAAGCCTTTTTTGATGTAGCCAAGGATAAAAGTAAACCATTTGTAGTTAAAACAAAAGATATGGATGTTACCGCTTTGGGTACTGCTTTTGAGGTGTTTAGCTATGAAATGGAAAACAGTATAGAAACCGTATTATTAAATGGTAAAGTAAAAGTTGATCTTTTACATGGTAATCATAAGAGAGAGGTAATTTTAAATCCCAATGATAAATTAACGCTTTCAAGAAGTGATGCCAGAATCTCCATAGAGAAGGTCAATGCAACTAAATATTCTGATTGGAGAAATCTGGGAATTTTAAGTTTTGAAAATGAAAAGTTGTCAATGATCATCCCTCGTCTGGAAAAGTGGTATGGACAAAAGATCTTTTGTCAAAAAGATTTAGCAAATACGTATCGCTTCACATTTAAAGTAAGAAATGAATCCTTGGATCGAATATTATATATGCTTAATAACTCATCGCCAATCAAATATAGGAAAGCAGGGGATAATTATGAATTATACCTGATTAATTAA
- a CDS encoding outer membrane protein assembly factor BamB family protein has protein sequence MNKLIAGLCFLGCFSFNVHAIHTGRIFVDSNRNGIFDRGEKPLKGVSVSDGLNVVKSGADGSFSLSGHSKERFIFITTPSGYRSDNKHYRKIADHKGNFDFGLQVNNDRIKKDGSHKFVHISDTEIFNTENNEGWAGNIRDYAANEKVAFIIHTGDICYDNGLKNHIRLMNTANMDCPMFYCIGNHDLVKGAYGEELFESLYGPVYYSFDMGNVHYIVTPMLGGDYTPGYKKEDVYRWMKNDLALVRKDKSVMVFNHDLLTNKDQFIYGINDKEFINLNEHNLKAWLFGHWHINYIKKQGEVYAVSTAALDKGGIDHSTSAFRVMHVDGKGDFVSELRYTYLDKLIKIASLGNGYPSLYPSGSIPLSVNAYSTVSPVKEVSYTYSIDGKGESAPKHLKKQTDWSWYGQLSLSELKDSHDITVRVKSLFSNGEKAETEESFRYSPINRNQVKFGKDWNNLLGNAEHIGIASDTLVPPLSLAWIKNVGATIFMSSPLIYEGNVYIASVDENLLGEGVVFALNGLTGDIKWKCSVRNSIKNTIVASNGLIMAQDVEGYLYGIDAFSGVIKWEKKLNVNNLPALIEGLVVSKGIVYAGTGLGLCAVDSETGKTVWSNTDWKQREGATSTWTVGGNVLITGTQWGALYGNDISTGKLLWMNSQNGLSDRGASPAIQDGLLYIISRNSFFILDAKSGKVVVRKDLSVKVDVTSTPLVTDKEVIFGTSQSGLIALDRETLEHKWTFKTEASLVYTAPYTRSPSASIETSPVLSGNTVYFGASDGTIYGVDKESGKLIWKHITGAPVFATVAISGNSLIAADFSGNVYAFTAK, from the coding sequence ATGAATAAATTAATTGCAGGGCTGTGCTTTTTAGGGTGTTTCTCGTTCAATGTGCATGCAATCCATACCGGGCGAATTTTTGTAGACTCAAATAGAAATGGAATTTTTGATAGAGGAGAAAAACCTCTAAAGGGGGTGAGTGTGTCTGATGGATTGAATGTGGTGAAATCAGGAGCTGATGGTTCGTTTTCATTATCAGGTCATTCAAAAGAACGTTTTATATTTATCACCACGCCATCAGGTTACCGAAGCGATAATAAACATTATCGGAAGATTGCCGACCATAAAGGTAATTTCGATTTTGGCTTGCAGGTGAATAATGATAGAATTAAAAAAGATGGGAGTCATAAATTTGTCCATATTTCGGATACAGAAATTTTTAATACAGAAAATAACGAAGGCTGGGCCGGTAATATACGCGATTACGCTGCGAACGAAAAGGTAGCCTTTATTATTCATACCGGAGATATTTGCTACGACAACGGATTGAAAAATCATATTCGGTTGATGAATACAGCAAATATGGACTGTCCGATGTTTTATTGTATCGGCAATCACGATCTGGTGAAAGGAGCTTACGGCGAAGAATTGTTTGAAAGTTTGTATGGACCGGTTTATTATTCGTTCGACATGGGGAACGTTCACTATATTGTTACTCCTATGCTTGGGGGCGATTATACGCCCGGATACAAAAAAGAAGATGTCTATCGCTGGATGAAGAATGATTTAGCATTGGTTCGTAAAGATAAGTCGGTCATGGTTTTTAATCATGATTTGCTTACGAATAAAGACCAATTTATTTATGGAATCAATGATAAAGAATTTATTAATCTGAATGAGCATAACCTTAAAGCATGGCTTTTTGGTCACTGGCATATCAATTACATCAAAAAACAGGGCGAAGTGTATGCGGTTTCAACGGCAGCTTTAGACAAAGGGGGGATTGATCATTCCACTTCGGCTTTTCGTGTGATGCATGTAGATGGAAAGGGTGATTTTGTTTCAGAACTACGATATACGTATCTGGATAAATTAATTAAAATTGCATCATTGGGGAATGGTTACCCTTCTTTATATCCATCAGGTTCAATACCTTTGTCTGTTAATGCTTATTCAACTGTATCTCCTGTTAAAGAAGTTTCCTACACTTATTCGATTGACGGTAAAGGGGAGAGTGCTCCCAAGCACCTTAAAAAACAGACAGATTGGAGTTGGTATGGTCAACTTTCATTGTCGGAGTTGAAGGATAGTCACGATATAACAGTTCGGGTAAAGTCTCTCTTCAGCAATGGAGAGAAAGCAGAAACAGAAGAAAGCTTTAGATATTCTCCAATAAATAGAAATCAGGTAAAGTTTGGTAAGGACTGGAATAACCTGTTGGGAAATGCAGAGCATATTGGTATTGCTTCAGACACATTGGTTCCTCCCTTGTCTTTGGCCTGGATTAAAAATGTGGGGGCCACTATTTTTATGTCCTCACCTCTTATCTACGAAGGAAATGTATACATTGCTTCCGTAGACGAAAACTTGCTTGGAGAAGGAGTCGTTTTTGCTTTAAACGGATTAACGGGAGATATTAAATGGAAGTGTTCGGTCCGGAATTCGATAAAGAACACCATCGTTGCTTCAAACGGACTTATAATGGCCCAAGATGTGGAAGGTTATTTATATGGTATTGATGCTTTTTCGGGAGTTATAAAGTGGGAAAAAAAGCTTAATGTAAATAATTTGCCAGCACTGATTGAGGGTTTAGTTGTATCTAAAGGCATCGTTTATGCAGGTACGGGTTTGGGCCTGTGTGCTGTAGATTCCGAAACAGGAAAAACAGTATGGTCCAATACAGACTGGAAACAAAGAGAAGGCGCTACTTCTACATGGACAGTTGGAGGAAATGTATTGATTACGGGTACACAATGGGGTGCTCTTTATGGTAATGATATTTCGACCGGAAAATTGCTGTGGATGAATTCGCAAAACGGACTTAGCGACCGCGGTGCTTCACCTGCTATACAAGATGGGTTGTTATACATTATTTCTCGTAATTCATTTTTTATTTTGGACGCGAAAAGCGGGAAAGTTGTAGTTCGGAAAGATCTATCTGTTAAAGTTGATGTAACTTCTACTCCTCTGGTAACGGATAAAGAAGTGATCTTCGGTACTTCTCAATCGGGCTTGATTGCTCTGGATCGCGAAACTCTGGAGCATAAATGGACATTCAAAACCGAAGCTTCTTTGGTATATACAGCTCCATATACCCGAAGTCCTTCTGCTTCTATAGAAACAAGCCCGGTATTGTCGGGTAATACTGTTTATTTCGGAGCTTCGGATGGAACAATTTATGGAGTAGATAAAGAGAGTGGTAAATTAATATGGAAACACATAACAGGTGCACCCGTTTTTGCTACTGTAGCCATATCTGGAAATTCACTGATTGCAGCCGACTTTTCCGGAAATGTATATGCCTTTACTGCTAAATGA
- a CDS encoding SGNH/GDSL hydrolase family protein: AFAQVKDWAQFNRYAEANKNVKVPAKVVFMGNSITDGWWPADSAFFISNGYVDRGIGGQTTSEMLVRFRADVINLKPKVVVIMAGTNDIAQNNGYISLENAFGNIVSMVELARFNKITPILCSVMPAYEFGWRKGMEPAGKIIKLNEMIKAYADKHNLVYVDYHSVLKDERNGLPSKYSYDEVHPTLEAYKIMENIVQKAIQKVLK, from the coding sequence AGCCTTTGCTCAGGTGAAGGATTGGGCTCAGTTTAATCGGTATGCGGAAGCCAACAAAAATGTGAAGGTTCCGGCTAAAGTGGTGTTTATGGGTAATTCCATCACCGATGGCTGGTGGCCGGCAGATTCGGCCTTTTTTATTTCGAACGGCTATGTAGACAGAGGTATCGGTGGTCAGACTACCTCCGAGATGCTTGTCCGATTCCGTGCCGATGTGATCAACTTAAAACCGAAAGTGGTGGTAATCATGGCCGGAACAAATGATATCGCTCAAAACAACGGATATATTTCGTTGGAGAATGCCTTCGGAAATATCGTTTCCATGGTAGAACTTGCCCGGTTCAATAAAATTACCCCGATTCTTTGTTCGGTAATGCCTGCTTACGAATTCGGCTGGCGTAAAGGAATGGAACCTGCCGGTAAAATCATTAAACTGAATGAAATGATCAAGGCGTATGCGGATAAGCATAACCTGGTGTATGTGGATTATCATTCTGTATTGAAGGACGAAAGAAATGGACTTCCTTCTAAATATTCGTATGATGAGGTACATCCCACACTGGAAGCCTATAAGATAATGGAAAACATTGTTCAGAAAGCCATTCAGAAAGTGCTTAAATAA
- a CDS encoding RNA polymerase sigma-70 factor — MDQKQLLQTLKTGNKDSFTLLYQEYWSQVYNFSRLYLTTREAAEEVVQEVFVKVWETREFIREDDNFKGLLFIITRNLIFNQSRKNFNEDFYKMTVLSTLEQSYDMEAEIEANNLREYIDQLISDLPPQRQLIFNMSRKENLSYKEIAAQLNISEKTVENQISSAIKFLRQNLILLTVFLLGQ; from the coding sequence ATGGATCAGAAACAGCTTTTACAAACATTAAAGACCGGAAATAAAGATTCTTTTACGCTTCTTTATCAGGAATACTGGAGTCAGGTTTATAACTTTAGTCGTCTTTATTTAACTACCAGAGAGGCCGCCGAGGAGGTCGTTCAGGAGGTGTTTGTAAAGGTATGGGAAACCCGTGAATTTATCCGTGAGGATGATAATTTTAAAGGACTTCTTTTTATTATAACCAGAAATCTTATTTTTAATCAGTCTCGAAAAAATTTTAATGAAGACTTTTATAAAATGACAGTGCTTTCTACTTTGGAACAATCGTATGATATGGAAGCCGAAATAGAAGCCAATAATTTACGTGAATATATTGATCAGCTTATTTCAGACCTACCTCCGCAGCGACAACTGATTTTTAATATGAGTCGGAAGGAAAATCTATCCTATAAAGAGATTGCAGCCCAACTAAATATTTCGGAAAAAACTGTTGAAAATCAGATATCATCTGCCATTAAATTTTTAAGACAAAACCTTATTTTGCTTACCGTTTTTCTTCTCGGACAGTAA
- a CDS encoding RagB/SusD family nutrient uptake outer membrane protein, translating into MKLNINKIAKIIFCVAGIMSLAGCNDSYMDRFPETSITDKVFFNSPKDLEAYTNGMYGYIGSNYWDVVSDNVVYIENSSMYSMMRGEINEKNAGQWGSSWTRIRTVNYMLSRTNRVQGDPIETNHYIGVARLFRAQLYYELVKKYSDVPWYGRDLQTTDTELLYKTQDSRTLVVDSIMADLDFAVNNIKSGSSKTRIFKNAALAIQARIALYEGTFRKYHPELNLTDGDKYLKIAEDACKKIMDSKIYSLSKVKQGDIPAYESLFCSLDLTQNSEMILIEDYDKTLGRMHNAQAMFDWTTSLSRDLMEDYLFIKDGKVIPFQQVENYDKKTVLEIFDNRDPRLGQTFMMPGFTRAGAPLPARPKLSLGGYPQVKFSPRSYDQISWGLSYTDLPVIRYAEVLLMYAEAKAELGTFTQADMDATINLIRQRAGVPTSTLSEWLTTIDPVQANRYSNVSSQQKGAVLEIRRERRIELACEGFRFGDLMRWGNGKLLERAPEGCYIDKLGYRDVTGDGVPDIAVVATQADANQIPQADKEKYKLTVYILAGNTFELTEGTKGYVRQISQVNKFHFVEPQYYYYPLDQQDILINENLIQNKYWK; encoded by the coding sequence ATGAAATTAAATATAAACAAAATAGCAAAAATTATTTTTTGCGTTGCAGGTATAATGTCTTTGGCTGGTTGTAATGACTCGTACATGGATCGCTTTCCAGAGACTTCTATTACTGATAAAGTATTTTTTAATTCGCCCAAGGATTTGGAAGCCTATACAAACGGCATGTATGGTTATATAGGTTCAAATTACTGGGATGTTGTATCGGATAATGTTGTCTATATTGAAAATTCCTCAATGTATAGTATGATGAGAGGAGAAATCAATGAAAAGAATGCTGGACAATGGGGCAGCAGTTGGACAAGAATTCGTACTGTTAACTATATGTTAAGTAGAACAAACAGAGTTCAGGGCGATCCGATTGAGACTAACCATTATATTGGTGTCGCCAGATTATTCAGAGCTCAATTGTATTATGAATTGGTGAAAAAGTATTCTGATGTACCTTGGTACGGACGCGATTTGCAAACGACAGACACTGAGTTATTGTATAAGACCCAAGATTCGAGAACCCTGGTTGTTGATTCGATCATGGCAGATCTTGATTTTGCCGTCAATAATATAAAAAGTGGGTCAAGTAAAACAAGAATTTTCAAAAATGCAGCTCTGGCAATTCAAGCAAGGATAGCACTTTATGAAGGAACATTCAGAAAGTATCATCCAGAGCTCAACTTGACTGATGGGGATAAATATCTTAAAATTGCAGAAGATGCTTGTAAAAAAATTATGGATAGTAAAATCTATTCATTATCAAAAGTAAAGCAGGGGGATATCCCGGCATACGAGTCATTGTTTTGTAGTTTAGATCTTACACAGAATTCAGAAATGATTTTAATTGAGGATTACGATAAGACTTTGGGCCGAATGCATAATGCACAAGCTATGTTTGATTGGACTACCAGTCTTTCACGCGATCTAATGGAAGATTATTTGTTTATAAAGGATGGTAAAGTCATTCCTTTTCAGCAGGTGGAAAATTATGACAAGAAAACTGTTCTTGAAATTTTTGACAACAGAGATCCTCGTCTGGGTCAAACATTTATGATGCCAGGATTTACCAGAGCCGGAGCTCCTTTGCCTGCGCGTCCTAAATTATCTTTAGGTGGTTATCCTCAGGTTAAATTTAGTCCCCGGTCGTATGATCAGATATCATGGGGATTATCTTATACAGATCTACCGGTTATTCGTTATGCTGAAGTATTGCTGATGTATGCCGAAGCAAAAGCAGAATTGGGTACATTTACGCAGGCCGACATGGATGCAACAATTAATTTAATCAGACAAAGAGCAGGCGTGCCCACTTCAACGCTCTCTGAATGGCTGACTACTATCGATCCTGTTCAGGCAAACCGTTACTCAAATGTGAGCTCTCAACAAAAGGGTGCTGTTCTGGAAATCAGACGTGAACGTAGAATTGAATTGGCTTGCGAAGGGTTTAGATTTGGAGACTTAATGCGGTGGGGAAATGGTAAATTACTTGAAAGAGCTCCGGAAGGTTGTTATATTGATAAACTTGGTTACAGAGATGTGACTGGTGATGGAGTGCCTGATATTGCTGTAGTTGCAACGCAGGCTGATGCAAATCAAATTCCTCAGGCCGACAAAGAGAAATACAAACTAACTGTATATATACTGGCAGGAAATACGTTCGAATTAACAGAAGGAACAAAGGGATATGTGCGTCAGATCTCCCAGGTTAACAAGTTTCATTTTGTAGAACCTCAATATTATTATTATCCTTTAGATCAGCAAGATATTCTTATTAACGAAAATCTTATTCAGAACAAATACTGGAAATAA
- a CDS encoding alkaline phosphatase, with product MKRKMIILCYMLLIVGVSYGQKANKAKELPKHVILIGFDGLSAKSIRDGANMPTLRKLMSEGSSTLEGRTILPSSSACNWASMFMGAGTELHGYTTWGSQKPELPSRVVNSDNRFPNIFGLYRDKTPKAEIGYIFEWEGMNYLVDTLAINYRLHTTDCTVPAIKYIKEKKPNLCAVIYHEPDGVGHSKGWSSPEYMNKLTELDKSLSEIVKAVEESGIMNETVIIVTSDHGGIKTGHGGVTMEEMQRPVVFYGKNIRKGFTIEESNVVYDIGGTMAYLLGVKQPQVWTARPIMSIFNK from the coding sequence ATGAAAAGAAAGATGATTATTTTATGTTACATGTTGTTGATAGTGGGTGTTTCTTACGGCCAGAAAGCAAATAAAGCAAAGGAACTTCCAAAACATGTTATATTAATTGGTTTCGACGGGTTAAGCGCTAAGAGTATACGGGATGGAGCTAATATGCCTACACTCAGGAAATTAATGTCTGAAGGCTCTTCAACCTTGGAGGGTAGAACAATACTTCCTTCAAGTAGCGCATGTAATTGGGCATCCATGTTTATGGGAGCCGGAACAGAGCTGCATGGTTATACGACCTGGGGCTCTCAAAAGCCTGAACTGCCTTCAAGAGTAGTGAACAGCGATAATCGTTTTCCTAATATATTTGGTTTGTACAGAGATAAAACACCTAAAGCAGAGATTGGTTATATTTTCGAATGGGAGGGGATGAATTATTTGGTGGATACTTTGGCGATTAATTATAGACTTCATACAACAGATTGTACAGTTCCGGCAATAAAATATATTAAGGAAAAGAAACCCAATCTTTGTGCAGTTATTTATCACGAACCCGATGGTGTGGGACATAGCAAGGGATGGAGTTCGCCGGAATATATGAACAAACTTACTGAACTGGACAAGTCTCTGTCAGAAATTGTAAAAGCGGTTGAAGAGTCCGGTATAATGAATGAAACCGTAATTATTGTTACGTCGGATCACGGAGGAATAAAAACAGGACATGGAGGCGTTACAATGGAAGAGATGCAACGACCAGTAGTCTTCTATGGTAAAAATATAAGAAAAGGTTTTACTATAGAAGAAAGCAATGTGGTTTACGATATCGGTGGAACAATGGCTTATTTGCTGGGAGTAAAGCAACCACAAGTCTGGACTGCTCGTCCCATAATGTCGATTTTTAATAAATAA